One genomic window of Notamacropus eugenii isolate mMacEug1 chromosome 6, mMacEug1.pri_v2, whole genome shotgun sequence includes the following:
- the GPR87 gene encoding G-protein coupled receptor 87 — protein MGLNLLRGKLPDDELNEGNSISSNSSDLHTKNTTANKEFVTIVLPVLYLVIFIASLLLNGLAVWIFFHIRNKTSFIFYLKNIVVADLIMTLTFPFRIVRDTGFGPWYFNVFLCRYSSVLFYANMYTSIIFLGLISIDRYLKVVKPFGDSRMYSITFTKVLSACVWVVMGFLALPNIILTNGQPTVETINECTKLKSPLGVKWHEAVIHVNSCLFAAVLVILIGCYIAISRYIQKSSKQFISQSSRKRKHNQSIRVVVAVFFTCFLPYHLCRIPFTFSHLDRQLDDSGHVILYYCKEMTLFLSACNVCLDPIIYFFMCRSFSRRLFKKSNIRTRSESIRSLQSVRRSEVRIYYEYTDV, from the coding sequence atgatgaactgAATGAAGGCAATTCTATTTCAAGTAACTCCAGCGATCTGCACACAAAGAACACAACTGCTAACAAGGAATTTGTCACGATTGTCCTACCAGTTCTTTACCTTGTCATATTTATAGCAAGTCTTCTGCTTAATGGCCTCGCGGTGTGGATTTTCTTCCATATTAGAAACAAAACGAGCTTCATTTTCTATCTCAAAAACATCGTGGTCGCAGACCTGATAATGACCCTGACATTTCCCTTCCGGATAGTTCGCGATACAGGATTTGGGCCATGGTACTTCAATGTTTTCCTCTGCCGCTATTCATCTGTTCTCTTTTATGCGAACATGTACACTTCCATCATCTTCCTCGGACTGATCAGCATCGATCGGTACCTGAAGGTGGTGAAGCCATTTGGAGATTCTAGGATGTACAGCATCACTTTTACAAAGGTTTTGTCTGCTTGTGTTTGGGTGGTCATGGGTTTTCTGGCCTTACCCAACATAATCCTTACAAACGGTCAACCAACAGTGGAAACCATCAACGAATGCACAAAACTGAAAAGTCCTCTAGGTGTGAAATGGCATGAGGCGGTCATCCATGTCAACAGCTGTTTATTCGCTGCTGTGCTAGTGATACTGATTGGATGCTACATTGCAATATCCAGGTACATACAGAAATCCAGCAAGCAATTTATTAGTCAATCAAGCAGAAAACGAAAACACAATCAAAGCATCAGAGTTGTGGTGGCTGTCTTTTTCACATGCTTTCTGCCCTATCATTTATGTCGAATACCATTCACATTTAGCCACTTGGACAGGCAGTTAGATGATTCGGGACACGTCATTCTCTATTACTGCAAAGAAATGACACTTTTTTTGTCGGCATGCAATGTGTGCCTAGACCCcatcatttactttttcatgtgtCGGTCGTTTTCACGGAGGTTGTTCAAGAAATCCAATATCCGAACGAGAAGCGAAAGCATTCGGTCACTTCAGAGTGTCAGGAGATCAGAAGTACGCATTTATTATGAATATACCGATGTGTGA